From a single Streptomyces rubradiris genomic region:
- a CDS encoding DUF3263 domain-containing protein — translation MELGSREKAILALERRAFPGPGAKERAIREELDLSPVRYYQLLNALLDDERALAHDPVTVNRLRRIRQARRAER, via the coding sequence ATGGAACTGGGCAGTCGCGAAAAAGCCATCCTCGCGCTGGAGCGCCGGGCCTTCCCCGGGCCCGGCGCGAAGGAACGCGCCATCCGCGAGGAACTGGACCTCTCCCCGGTCCGCTACTACCAGCTGCTCAACGCCCTCCTGGACGACGAGCGCGCCCTCGCCCACGACCCGGTCACGGTCAACCGGCTGCGCCGGATCAGACAGGCCCGGCGGGCGGAGCGCTGA
- the groL gene encoding chaperonin GroEL (60 kDa chaperone family; promotes refolding of misfolded polypeptides especially under stressful conditions; forms two stacked rings of heptamers to form a barrel-shaped 14mer; ends can be capped by GroES; misfolded proteins enter the barrel where they are refolded when GroES binds), with translation MAKIIAFDEEARRGLERGMNQLADAVKVTLGPKGRNVVLEKKWGAPTITNDGVSIAKEIELEDPYEKIGAELVKEVAKKTDDVAGDGTTTATVLAQALVKEGLRNVAAGANPMALKRGIEKAVEAVSAALLEQAKDVETKEQIASTASISAADTQIGELIAEAMDKVGKEGVITVEESNTFGLELELTEGMRFDKGYISAYFATDMERMEAVLEDPYILIANSKISAVKDLLPLLEKVMQSGKPLLIIAEDVEGEALSTLVVNKIRGTFKSVAVKAPGFGDRRKAMLGDIAILTGGEVISEEVGLKLENATLDLLGRARKVVITKDETTIVDGAGSSEQVNGRVNQIRAEIENSDSDYDREKLQERLAKLAGGVAVIKAGAATEVELKERKHRIEDAVRNAKAAVEEGIVAGGGVALLQASQVFEKLELEGDEATGANAVRIALEAPLKQIAVNAGLEGGVVVEKVRNLTPGHGLNAATGEYVDLVAEGIIDPAKVTRSALQNAASIAALFLTTEAVIADKPEKAAAPAGGGMPGGDMDF, from the coding sequence ATGGCCAAGATCATCGCGTTCGACGAGGAGGCGCGGCGCGGCCTCGAGCGCGGCATGAACCAGCTCGCGGACGCCGTGAAGGTGACGCTCGGCCCCAAGGGCCGCAACGTCGTCCTCGAGAAGAAGTGGGGCGCGCCCACGATCACCAACGACGGTGTCTCCATCGCCAAGGAGATCGAGCTCGAGGACCCGTACGAGAAGATCGGCGCCGAGCTGGTCAAGGAAGTCGCCAAGAAGACGGACGACGTCGCCGGTGACGGTACGACCACCGCGACCGTGCTCGCCCAGGCCCTGGTCAAGGAGGGCCTGCGCAACGTCGCCGCCGGCGCCAACCCGATGGCCCTGAAGCGCGGTATCGAGAAGGCCGTCGAGGCCGTCTCCGCCGCCCTGCTGGAGCAGGCGAAGGACGTCGAGACCAAGGAGCAGATCGCCTCCACCGCGTCCATCTCCGCCGCCGACACCCAGATCGGCGAGCTGATCGCCGAGGCCATGGACAAGGTCGGCAAGGAAGGCGTCATCACCGTCGAGGAGTCCAACACCTTCGGTCTTGAGCTGGAGCTCACCGAGGGCATGCGCTTCGACAAGGGCTACATCTCCGCCTACTTCGCGACCGACATGGAGCGCATGGAGGCGGTGCTCGAGGACCCGTACATCCTCATCGCCAACTCCAAGATCTCCGCGGTGAAGGACCTGCTCCCGCTGCTGGAGAAGGTCATGCAGTCGGGCAAGCCGCTGCTGATCATCGCCGAGGACGTCGAGGGCGAGGCCCTGTCGACCCTGGTCGTCAACAAGATCCGCGGCACCTTCAAGTCCGTCGCCGTCAAGGCCCCGGGCTTCGGCGACCGCCGCAAGGCCATGCTCGGCGACATCGCCATCCTCACGGGCGGCGAGGTCATCTCCGAGGAGGTCGGCCTCAAGCTGGAGAACGCGACCCTGGACCTCCTGGGCCGCGCCCGCAAGGTCGTCATCACCAAGGACGAGACCACCATCGTCGACGGTGCCGGCTCCTCCGAGCAGGTCAACGGCCGGGTCAACCAGATCCGCGCCGAGATCGAGAACAGCGACTCCGACTACGACCGCGAGAAGCTCCAGGAGCGCCTGGCCAAGCTCGCGGGCGGCGTGGCCGTCATCAAGGCCGGTGCCGCCACCGAGGTGGAGCTCAAGGAGCGCAAGCACCGCATCGAGGACGCCGTCCGCAACGCGAAGGCCGCCGTCGAGGAGGGCATCGTCGCCGGTGGTGGCGTGGCCCTGCTGCAGGCCTCCCAGGTCTTCGAGAAGCTGGAGCTGGAGGGTGACGAGGCGACCGGCGCCAACGCCGTGCGCATCGCCCTGGAGGCCCCGCTGAAGCAGATCGCCGTGAACGCCGGCCTTGAGGGCGGTGTCGTGGTGGAGAAGGTGCGCAACCTGACCCCGGGCCACGGCCTGAACGCCGCGACCGGCGAGTACGTCGACCTGGTCGCCGAGGGCATCATCGACCCGGCGAAGGTGACGCGTTCCGCGCTGCAGAACGCCGCGTCGATCGCCGCGCTGTTCCTCACCACCGAGGCCGTCATCGCCGACAAGCCGGAGAAGGCCGCGGCCCCGGCCGGCGGCGGCATGCCGGGCGGTGACATGGACTTCTGA
- a CDS encoding glucosyl-3-phosphoglycerate synthase: MLEEVERWLGRRSWSVADRPPHQVLAAKQRTGQTISVVLPALNEEETVGDIVTVIRRDLVEQIPLVDEVVVVDSGSTDRTSEVAARAGARVVHRDEILPRIPAVPGKGEVLWRSLLVTGGDIVCFIDADLREFSSDFVLGIVGPLLTEADVDLVKAMYDRPLAGSAGQGGRVTELMARPLLNMHWPQLAGFVQPLGGEYAARRSLLEQLPFPVGYGVELGMLVDALHLVGLDALAQVDVGVRKHRHQDGQALGRMAAAIYRTAQLRLARGHLVRPALTQFERGEDGFEPRTYSVDTEERPPMVEIAEYAERKVA; this comes from the coding sequence GTGCTGGAAGAAGTCGAGCGCTGGCTGGGCCGCCGCTCCTGGTCCGTGGCCGACCGCCCGCCGCACCAGGTGCTGGCCGCCAAGCAGCGCACGGGCCAGACGATCAGCGTCGTACTGCCCGCCCTCAACGAGGAGGAGACGGTCGGTGACATCGTCACCGTCATCCGCCGCGACCTCGTGGAGCAGATCCCGCTCGTCGACGAGGTCGTGGTCGTCGACTCCGGCTCCACCGATCGCACCTCCGAGGTCGCCGCGCGGGCCGGCGCCCGGGTCGTCCACCGCGACGAGATCCTGCCCCGCATCCCGGCCGTCCCCGGCAAGGGCGAGGTGCTGTGGCGCTCGCTGCTGGTGACCGGCGGGGACATCGTCTGCTTCATCGACGCGGACCTGCGGGAGTTCTCCTCCGACTTCGTGCTCGGCATCGTCGGGCCGCTGCTCACCGAGGCGGACGTGGACCTGGTCAAGGCGATGTACGACCGTCCGCTCGCGGGCTCCGCCGGGCAGGGCGGGCGGGTCACCGAGCTGATGGCCCGGCCGCTGCTGAACATGCACTGGCCGCAGCTGGCCGGTTTCGTGCAGCCGCTGGGCGGCGAGTACGCGGCCCGCCGCTCGCTGCTGGAGCAGCTGCCGTTCCCGGTGGGCTACGGCGTGGAGCTGGGCATGCTGGTGGACGCGCTACACCTGGTGGGCCTGGACGCGCTGGCCCAGGTCGACGTGGGGGTGCGCAAGCACCGGCACCAGGACGGTCAGGCCCTCGGCCGGATGGCCGCCGCGATCTACCGCACGGCCCAGCTCCGGCTGGCCCGGGGCCATCTGGTGCGGCCCGCGCTGACCCAGTTCGAGCGGGGCGAGGACGGCTTCGAGCCGCGTACCTACTCGGTGGACACCGAGGAGCGCCCGCCCATGGTGGAGATCGCGGAGTACGCGGAGCGGAAGGTGGCGTGA
- the otsB gene encoding trehalose-phosphatase yields the protein MDPLPTPQTQPGRDGLAALLERPRTALIGLDFDGTLAPIVADPEQARAHPDAVPALAALAPQIASVAVITGRPPEVAVRHGGFAGVPGLEHLTVLGHYGAERWDAATGTVTAPPPHPGVAAARAELPRLLERAAGEGVWTEEKGRALAVHTRRAADPQGAFESLRAPLADLAARHGLIVEPGRLVLELRPPGMDKGVALLDHARAVGAGCVVYAGDDLGDLPAFAAVDTLRADGVPGLLVCSGSTEVTELAKRADLVVDGPEGVVGLLRALAAQLG from the coding sequence ATGGATCCTCTGCCCACCCCGCAGACCCAGCCCGGCCGCGACGGGCTCGCCGCGCTGCTGGAGCGGCCCCGCACCGCGCTGATCGGCCTGGACTTCGACGGCACCCTGGCCCCCATCGTCGCCGACCCCGAGCAGGCCCGCGCCCACCCCGACGCCGTACCCGCGCTGGCCGCCCTCGCCCCCCAGATCGCCTCCGTCGCCGTGATCACCGGCCGCCCGCCCGAGGTCGCCGTCCGCCACGGCGGCTTCGCCGGCGTCCCCGGCCTGGAGCACCTCACCGTCCTCGGCCACTACGGCGCCGAACGCTGGGACGCGGCCACCGGCACCGTCACCGCACCGCCCCCGCACCCCGGCGTGGCCGCCGCCCGCGCCGAACTGCCCCGCCTGCTGGAGCGGGCCGCCGGCGAGGGCGTCTGGACCGAGGAGAAGGGCCGGGCGCTCGCGGTGCACACCCGCCGGGCCGCCGACCCGCAGGGCGCCTTCGAGTCGCTGCGCGCCCCCCTCGCCGACCTCGCCGCCCGGCACGGGCTGATCGTCGAGCCCGGCCGCCTGGTGCTGGAGCTGCGCCCGCCCGGCATGGACAAGGGCGTGGCCCTCCTCGACCACGCCCGTGCCGTCGGCGCCGGCTGCGTCGTCTACGCCGGCGACGACCTCGGCGACCTGCCCGCCTTCGCCGCGGTCGACACCCTCCGCGCCGACGGCGTCCCCGGCCTGCTGGTGTGCAGCGGCAGCACGGAGGTCACCGAACTGGCGAAGCGGGCCGACCTGGTGGTGGACGGCCCGGAGGGGGTCGTGGGACTGCTGCGGGCGCTCGCCGCTCAGCTCGGCTGA
- a CDS encoding ROK family protein, which translates to MRHVIALDVGGTGMKAALVGADGTLLHRARRSTGRADGPDAVVAGILDFATELRAHGVGQYGEPAAAAGIAVPGTVDEADGTAVYSANLGWRDVPLRALLAERLGMPVALGHDVRTGGLAEGRIGAGRGTDRFLFLALGTGIAGAIGIGGRVEAGAHGFAGEIGHIVVRPGGAACPCGQRGCLERYASAAAVGAAWAAASGDPDADAADCSRAVASGDPNAVRVWQEAVDALADGLLTAVTLLDPRTLIIGGGLAEAGEVLFRPLREAVRRRITFQKAPALVPAALGDSAGCLGAGLLARDLLTITPTTPEVST; encoded by the coding sequence GTGAGACATGTCATCGCCCTGGACGTGGGCGGTACCGGGATGAAGGCCGCCCTCGTCGGCGCCGACGGCACGCTGCTGCACCGCGCCCGCCGCTCCACCGGACGGGCGGACGGCCCCGACGCGGTGGTGGCGGGCATCCTCGACTTCGCCACCGAGCTGCGCGCCCACGGCGTCGGGCAGTACGGCGAACCGGCCGCCGCGGCCGGCATAGCCGTCCCCGGCACCGTCGACGAGGCGGACGGCACCGCCGTCTACTCCGCCAACCTCGGCTGGCGGGACGTACCCCTGCGCGCGCTGCTCGCCGAGCGGCTCGGGATGCCGGTCGCCCTCGGCCACGACGTGCGCACCGGCGGCCTCGCCGAGGGCCGGATCGGCGCGGGCCGGGGCACCGACCGGTTCCTGTTCCTGGCGCTGGGCACCGGGATCGCCGGCGCGATCGGTATCGGCGGCCGGGTGGAGGCCGGCGCGCACGGCTTCGCGGGCGAGATCGGCCACATCGTCGTGCGGCCCGGCGGCGCCGCCTGCCCCTGCGGGCAGCGCGGCTGCCTGGAGCGGTACGCCTCCGCCGCCGCCGTCGGCGCGGCCTGGGCGGCGGCCTCGGGCGACCCGGACGCGGACGCCGCGGACTGCTCGCGGGCCGTCGCGTCCGGTGACCCGAACGCCGTCCGGGTCTGGCAGGAGGCGGTGGACGCGCTCGCCGACGGCCTGCTCACCGCCGTCACCCTGCTGGACCCGCGCACGCTGATCATCGGTGGCGGGCTGGCCGAGGCGGGGGAAGTGTTGTTCCGGCCGCTGCGGGAGGCCGTCCGGCGCCGGATCACCTTCCAGAAGGCACCCGCCCTCGTCCCCGCCGCCCTCGGCGACAGCGCCGGCTGCCTGGGCGCGGGCCTGCTGGCCCGCGATCTGCTGACGATCACTCCTACGACTCCGGAGGTAAGCACCTGA
- a CDS encoding polysaccharide deacetylase family protein: protein MSRRGDSRTATTGRRLLGPAVRSAFGVLAAMVVVTPFLGAWSYESARRAVSAQAAAPRVGADALPGEIVGSRASAPIVLAYHDINPEPTNDYTLTPRQLDTQLAKLAAAGYRSLTTEEFTRYLATGTTPAPHTVYLTFDDGTRGLWAHADQVLAKHKMHAASFLITGAVGTHRPYYLSWAEIDLMRASGRWDFQDHTHLSHERAAIDAAGHLGSVLANRLWLEKEKRLETESEYRIRVRTDLDKSLRAFSDHHLPAPQLFAYPFSETAGPTNLAARNTSVLERLLRERFTASLTNVSSRPLPAGPRAAAARQVQRLEVVRTTSTNTFVKQLNEWVSRSPAEIPEPLRHPEQWRFPGSPSGTGLAALTGKGVANGTYVSAVHLPMGTADWDTYRVSATVAGLSGTRTSASVEVGHGSLVPITVTVSEAGVRVTERPADGTARVTTGKVAPAAEHRLNLEVSPGGVRITVDGGHALVARATEEPDPARTSGGVSLAVRNETNKADKTDRADKAAWPRFTALHIKP, encoded by the coding sequence GTGAGCCGGCGCGGCGACTCCCGTACGGCCACCACCGGCCGCAGGCTGCTCGGCCCCGCGGTCCGCAGCGCGTTCGGCGTCCTCGCCGCCATGGTGGTGGTGACGCCGTTCCTCGGCGCGTGGAGCTACGAGAGCGCGCGGCGCGCGGTGTCCGCGCAGGCCGCCGCGCCCCGCGTCGGGGCGGACGCGCTGCCCGGGGAGATCGTCGGGTCCCGTGCGAGCGCGCCGATCGTGCTCGCGTACCACGACATCAACCCCGAGCCCACCAACGACTACACCCTCACCCCGCGGCAGCTGGACACCCAGCTCGCCAAGCTGGCGGCGGCGGGCTACCGCTCCCTGACCACCGAGGAGTTCACCCGCTACCTGGCCACGGGCACGACACCGGCGCCGCACACCGTCTACCTCACCTTCGACGACGGCACCCGGGGTCTGTGGGCGCACGCCGACCAGGTCCTCGCCAAGCACAAGATGCACGCGGCGTCCTTCCTGATCACCGGCGCCGTCGGCACCCACCGGCCGTACTACCTGTCCTGGGCCGAGATCGACCTGATGAGGGCGTCCGGACGCTGGGACTTCCAGGACCACACGCACCTCAGCCACGAGCGGGCGGCGATCGACGCCGCCGGACACCTGGGGTCGGTGCTCGCCAACCGGCTCTGGCTGGAGAAGGAGAAACGGCTGGAGACCGAGAGCGAGTACCGCATCCGGGTGCGCACCGACCTGGACAAGTCGCTGCGGGCGTTCTCCGACCACCACCTGCCGGCACCCCAGCTGTTCGCCTACCCGTTCTCGGAGACGGCCGGGCCGACCAACCTCGCCGCCCGCAACACCTCCGTGCTGGAACGGCTGCTGCGGGAACGGTTCACCGCCTCGCTGACCAACGTCTCCTCGCGGCCCCTGCCGGCCGGTCCGCGCGCGGCCGCCGCCCGGCAGGTGCAGCGCCTGGAGGTGGTGCGGACGACGTCCACGAACACCTTCGTGAAGCAGCTGAACGAGTGGGTCTCCCGCTCGCCGGCCGAGATCCCCGAGCCGCTGCGCCACCCCGAGCAGTGGCGGTTCCCGGGCAGCCCGTCGGGCACCGGCCTGGCGGCGCTGACCGGCAAGGGGGTGGCGAACGGCACGTACGTGTCGGCCGTCCACCTGCCGATGGGTACGGCGGACTGGGACACCTACCGGGTGAGCGCCACCGTCGCCGGGCTGAGCGGGACGAGGACCAGCGCGTCGGTGGAGGTCGGGCACGGCAGCCTGGTGCCCATCACGGTCACCGTCTCGGAGGCGGGAGTCCGGGTGACCGAGCGGCCGGCCGACGGCACGGCACGCGTCACGACCGGCAAAGTCGCCCCGGCGGCGGAACACCGGCTGAACCTGGAGGTCTCCCCCGGCGGCGTCCGCATCACCGTGGACGGCGGTCACGCGCTGGTGGCCCGCGCCACGGAGGAACCCGACCCGGCGCGCACCAGCGGAGGCGTGTCCTTGGCGGTACGCAACGAGACGAACAAGGCCGACAAGACAGATAGGGCAGACAAGGCGGCCTGGCCCCGCTTCACGGCGCTGCACATCAAACCCTGA
- a CDS encoding MoaD/ThiS family protein: MSVTVRIPTILRTYTGGRAEVPAEGGTLGEVIADLEKNHTGIAARVLDDQGKLRRFVNVYVNDDDVRFEQGLDTATPDGAGISIIPAVAGG, from the coding sequence ATGAGCGTGACCGTTCGCATCCCCACCATCCTGCGTACCTACACCGGCGGCCGGGCCGAGGTCCCGGCCGAGGGCGGCACGCTCGGCGAGGTCATCGCGGACCTGGAGAAGAACCACACGGGGATCGCCGCCCGCGTCCTGGACGACCAGGGCAAGCTGCGCCGGTTCGTCAACGTGTACGTCAACGACGACGACGTGCGCTTCGAGCAGGGCCTGGACACGGCGACCCCCGACGGCGCCGGTATCTCGATCATCCCCGCGGTCGCCGGCGGCTGA
- a CDS encoding alpha,alpha-trehalose-phosphate synthase (UDP-forming): MASTRTAVGKARVLVASNRGPVSYQVREDGSLDARRGGGGLVSGLSAIGSDADSVWVCAALGDGDRAAVRRADGGLLPVEETGGQRVRMLDIDASVHAEAYNGIANSVLWFVHHLLYQTPLEPVFDADFRRQWASYQTYNQAFAEALAEEAAEGAAVLIQDYHLALAPRMLRRLRPDLRIGHFSHTPWAPPDYFRLLPDDIAAELLGGVLGADRAGFLTRRWADAFTACCHEVLGPGIPSGTEIGVHGLGADGDFLRERAHRADVAERMAALREEIGEGRRTIVRVDRTELSKNIVRGLLAYEQLLTDRPEWREKVVHVAFAYPSRQDLAVYRDYTAEVRRVADRINERYGTPGWTPVVLHVKDDFARSLAAYRMADVALVNPIRDGMNLVAKEIPVVSDEGCALVLSREAGAHEELGEDAFTVNPYDITGTARALHEALTLPAEERAARSKRLAAAATALPPARWFLDQLQALTAQPS; encoded by the coding sequence ATGGCTTCCACGCGCACTGCTGTCGGCAAAGCTCGGGTTCTGGTCGCCTCCAACCGCGGCCCGGTCTCCTATCAGGTACGCGAGGACGGCTCGCTCGACGCCCGGCGGGGCGGCGGCGGGCTGGTCTCGGGGCTGTCCGCCATCGGGTCGGACGCGGACTCGGTGTGGGTGTGCGCCGCGCTGGGCGACGGCGACCGGGCGGCGGTGCGGCGCGCCGACGGCGGGCTGCTGCCGGTGGAGGAGACCGGCGGGCAGCGGGTGCGGATGCTCGACATCGACGCGTCCGTGCACGCCGAGGCGTACAACGGCATCGCCAACTCGGTGCTCTGGTTCGTCCACCACCTGCTGTACCAGACCCCGTTGGAACCGGTGTTCGACGCGGACTTCCGTCGCCAGTGGGCGTCGTACCAGACCTACAACCAGGCGTTCGCCGAGGCGCTGGCCGAGGAGGCGGCCGAGGGCGCGGCGGTGCTGATCCAGGACTACCACCTGGCGCTGGCTCCCCGGATGCTCCGCCGGCTGCGGCCGGACCTGCGCATCGGCCACTTCTCGCACACCCCGTGGGCCCCGCCGGACTACTTCCGGCTGCTGCCCGACGACATCGCGGCCGAGCTGCTCGGCGGCGTCCTGGGCGCGGACCGGGCGGGGTTCCTGACCCGGCGCTGGGCGGACGCCTTCACCGCCTGCTGCCATGAGGTGCTGGGGCCCGGCATCCCCTCCGGCACCGAGATCGGGGTGCACGGGCTGGGCGCGGACGGGGACTTCCTGCGCGAGCGGGCGCACCGGGCGGACGTGGCCGAGCGGATGGCGGCGCTGCGCGAGGAGATCGGCGAGGGCCGCCGCACGATCGTCCGGGTGGACCGCACCGAGCTGTCCAAGAACATCGTGCGCGGGCTGCTGGCGTACGAGCAGTTGCTCACCGACCGTCCCGAGTGGCGGGAGAAGGTCGTCCACGTGGCGTTCGCCTACCCCTCCCGCCAGGACCTGGCCGTGTACCGCGACTACACCGCCGAGGTGCGGCGGGTGGCGGACCGGATCAACGAGCGGTACGGCACGCCGGGCTGGACGCCGGTGGTGCTGCACGTGAAGGACGACTTCGCGCGCTCCCTGGCCGCCTACCGGATGGCCGACGTGGCGCTGGTGAACCCCATCCGGGACGGCATGAACCTGGTCGCCAAGGAGATCCCGGTGGTCTCCGACGAGGGCTGCGCGCTGGTGCTGTCCCGGGAGGCGGGGGCGCACGAGGAGCTGGGCGAGGACGCGTTCACGGTGAACCCGTACGACATCACGGGCACGGCGCGGGCGCTGCACGAGGCGCTGACCCTGCCGGCGGAGGAGCGGGCGGCCCGCTCCAAGCGGCTGGCCGCCGCCGCGACCGCGCTGCCGCCCGCCCGCTGGTTCCTGGACCAGCTTCAGGCCCTGACCGCTCAGCCGAGCTGA
- a CDS encoding cold-shock protein, which translates to MAQGTVKWFNAEKGYGFIAVDGGADVFVHYSAIQMDGYRTLEEGQRVEFEISQGQKGPQADMVRVTA; encoded by the coding sequence ATGGCTCAGGGCACCGTCAAGTGGTTCAACGCGGAGAAGGGGTACGGCTTCATCGCGGTCGACGGTGGTGCGGACGTCTTCGTCCACTACAGCGCGATTCAGATGGACGGCTACCGCACCCTGGAAGAGGGCCAGCGGGTCGAGTTCGAGATCTCGCAGGGCCAGAAGGGTCCGCAGGCCGACATGGTTCGCGTCACCGCCTGA
- the nagA gene encoding N-acetylglucosamine-6-phosphate deacetylase: protein MLTGANVVLPTGTVENGRLVVDGTRIAASAPAGAEVLDVTGHWLVPGFVDIHNHGGGGASFAGTAEQAMTAVRTHRLHGTTTLVASTVTDEMDLLVRQAGLLSELAEQGEIAGIHFEGPFISPCRKGAHSESLLRDPDPAEVRKLIDAARGHAKMVTLATELPGGIDSVRLLAEHGVIAAIGHTDASYEQTAEAIDAGATVATHLFNAMPALGHRAPGPIAALLQDERVTVELINDGVHLHPAALELAFRHAGADRVAFITDAMDAAGSADGRYLLGPLEVEVSDGVARLVEGGSIAGSTLTLDRAFRRAVTVDRLPVEDVVTALSANPARLLGLDDRIGSLEPGKDADLVLLDADFALKGVMRRGEWVVAPQLP from the coding sequence GTGCTCACCGGCGCGAACGTGGTGCTGCCCACCGGGACCGTGGAGAACGGCCGGCTGGTGGTCGACGGCACCCGCATCGCCGCCTCGGCACCGGCCGGCGCCGAGGTCCTCGACGTCACCGGGCACTGGCTGGTCCCCGGCTTCGTGGACATCCACAACCACGGCGGCGGCGGCGCGTCCTTCGCCGGTACGGCGGAGCAGGCCATGACGGCCGTCCGCACCCACCGGCTGCACGGCACCACCACGCTGGTCGCCTCCACCGTCACCGACGAGATGGACCTGCTGGTCCGCCAGGCCGGGCTGCTGAGCGAGCTGGCCGAGCAGGGCGAGATCGCGGGCATCCACTTCGAGGGTCCGTTCATCTCGCCGTGCCGCAAGGGCGCGCACTCCGAGTCGCTGCTGCGCGACCCGGACCCGGCCGAGGTCCGCAAGCTGATCGACGCGGCGCGCGGCCACGCGAAGATGGTCACCCTCGCCACCGAACTGCCCGGCGGCATCGACTCGGTGCGGCTGCTCGCCGAGCACGGGGTGATCGCGGCGATCGGGCACACGGACGCGAGCTACGAGCAGACGGCCGAGGCCATCGACGCGGGCGCCACCGTCGCCACCCACCTCTTCAACGCGATGCCCGCGCTGGGCCACCGCGCGCCCGGCCCGATCGCCGCGCTGCTCCAGGACGAGCGGGTCACCGTCGAGCTGATCAACGACGGTGTCCACCTGCACCCGGCGGCGCTGGAGCTGGCGTTCCGGCACGCGGGCGCGGACCGGGTCGCGTTCATCACCGACGCGATGGACGCGGCCGGCAGCGCCGACGGCCGCTATCTGCTCGGCCCGCTTGAGGTCGAGGTCAGCGACGGCGTGGCCCGGCTGGTGGAGGGCGGCTCGATCGCCGGCTCCACGCTCACCCTGGACCGGGCGTTCCGGCGCGCGGTGACCGTCGACAGGCTGCCGGTGGAGGACGTGGTGACCGCGCTGTCGGCCAACCCGGCGCGGCTGCTCGGCCTGGACGACCGGATCGGCTCGCTGGAGCCCGGCAAGGACGCGGACCTGGTCCTGCTGGACGCGGACTTCGCGCTGAAGGGCGTGATGCGGCGGGGCGAATGGGTGGTAGCGCCCCAACTGCCCTGA
- the thrC gene encoding threonine synthase, which yields MAVQTVATSSDSTVDLGPAAALSCRECGHRVPLGPVFACEECFGPLEIAYDFSAYDTEELRRRIEAGPASIWRYAPLLPVPADVAEKPNLNPGWTKLVKADNLARELGVTGGLYVKDDSGNPTHSFKDRVVAQALEAARAFGFTTLSCSSTGNLAGAVGAAAARAGFRSCVFIPHDLEQGKIVMAAVYGGELVGIEGNYDDVNRFCSELIGDPSGEGWGFVNVNLRPYYAEGSKTLAYEICEQLGWRLPDQIVIPIASGSQLTKIDKGLQELIKLGLVEDRPYKIFGAQAEGCSPVSTAFKAGHDVVRPQKPDTIAKSLAIGNPADGPYVLDVARRTGGAVEDVTDAQIVDAIRLLARTEGIFAETAGGVTVGVTRKLLQEGVLDPAKTTVVLNTGDGLKTLDAVAGTGLTATIRPTLDSFREAGLA from the coding sequence ATGGCTGTGCAGACAGTTGCAACCTCCAGCGACTCCACCGTGGACCTCGGTCCCGCAGCGGCCCTCAGCTGTCGCGAATGCGGCCACCGGGTGCCCCTCGGACCGGTCTTCGCCTGCGAGGAGTGCTTCGGCCCGCTGGAGATCGCCTACGACTTCTCCGCCTACGACACCGAGGAACTGCGCCGGCGCATCGAGGCCGGCCCCGCCAGCATCTGGCGCTACGCCCCACTGCTGCCGGTCCCGGCCGACGTCGCCGAAAAGCCCAATCTCAACCCCGGCTGGACCAAACTCGTCAAGGCCGACAACCTCGCCCGCGAACTGGGCGTGACCGGCGGCCTGTACGTCAAGGACGACTCCGGCAACCCGACCCACTCCTTCAAGGACCGGGTCGTCGCCCAGGCCCTGGAGGCCGCCCGCGCCTTCGGCTTCACCACCCTGTCCTGCTCCTCCACCGGCAACCTCGCCGGAGCCGTCGGCGCCGCCGCCGCCCGGGCCGGCTTCCGCTCCTGCGTGTTCATCCCGCACGACCTGGAGCAGGGCAAGATCGTCATGGCCGCGGTCTACGGCGGTGAACTCGTCGGCATCGAGGGCAACTACGACGACGTGAACCGCTTCTGCTCCGAGCTGATCGGCGACCCGTCCGGCGAGGGCTGGGGCTTCGTCAACGTCAACCTGCGGCCGTACTACGCCGAGGGCTCCAAGACGCTGGCGTACGAGATCTGCGAGCAGCTCGGCTGGCGGCTGCCCGACCAGATCGTGATCCCGATCGCCTCCGGCTCCCAGCTCACGAAGATCGACAAGGGTCTCCAGGAGCTGATCAAGCTCGGGCTGGTCGAGGACCGGCCGTACAAGATCTTCGGCGCCCAGGCCGAGGGCTGCTCCCCGGTCTCCACCGCCTTCAAGGCCGGCCACGACGTCGTACGGCCGCAGAAGCCGGACACCATCGCCAAGTCCCTGGCGATCGGCAACCCGGCCGACGGCCCCTACGTCCTGGACGTGGCCCGCCGCACCGGCGGTGCCGTGGAGGACGTCACGGACGCGCAGATCGTCGACGCCATCCGGCTGCTGGCGCGCACCGAGGGCATCTTCGCGGAGACGGCGGGCGGCGTGACCGTCGGCGTGACCCGCAAGCTGCTCCAGGAGGGCGTGCTGGACCCGGCCAAGACCACGGTCGTCCTCAACACCGGTGACGGCCTGAAGACCCTGGACGCGGTCGCCGGGACCGGCCTGACCGCCACCATCCGCCCGACCCTGGACTCCTTCCGAGAGGCTGGCCTCGCATGA